One Brassica napus cultivar Da-Ae chromosome A1, Da-Ae, whole genome shotgun sequence genomic region harbors:
- the LOC125590246 gene encoding uncharacterized protein LOC125590246 — MGITVLFLDENRGAVLEGSYEKDKKPSIPQLSGAVWEACSSFKKVPATNITAIGRAITQVAVSMKDVLREMKEVKPASPEDEASGDDEDDDDDLGNDLSPEEMEVAQMVAEIMSETIMVIKELIRVITGMIKLENPKDNSGFVDSLEKLLKLCKGTGDQIDEIGACVYPPQEIVKMKQALKIIQGNLDEVESEVEGLKSASEAFTGACGKLRSSIKHMEGELDKRCEDEVVAGMQNVTLGS, encoded by the coding sequence CGCGGGGCCGTCCTAGAGGGATCGTATGAGAAGGACAAGAAGCCGTCTATACCGCAGCTTTCAGGAGCAGTGTGGGAAGCATGCTCGAGTTTCAAGAAGGTTCCTGCGACAAACATCACTGCCATCGGCAGGGCTATTACTCAGGTTGCTGTTTCCATGAAGGATGTCCTTAGGGAGATGAAAGAAGTGAAACCAGCTTCACCTGAGGATGAGGCATCTGGTGATgacgaagatgatgatgatgatttagGGAATGATCTGTCTCCTGAAGAAATGGAAGTTGCTCAAATGGTAGCTGAGATTATGTCTGAGACCATTATGGTGATAAAAGAACTCATCCGAGTTATCACCGGGATGATCAAGCTGGAGAACCCGAAAGATAACAGCGGGTTTGTGGACTCGCTTGAGAAGCTGCTGAAGCTGTGTAAAGGAACTGGAGATCAAATCGATGAGATTGGAGCTTGCGTTTATCCTCCGCAGGAGATTGTTAAGATGAAGCAAGCGCTGAAGATAATACAGGGAAACCTCGATGAAGTCGAGTCCGAAGTTGAGGGTTTGAAGAGTGCTTCAGAGGCATTTACAGGAGCTTGCGGGAAGCTAAGAAGCTCGATTAAACACATGGAAGGTGAGTTAGACAAGAGATGTGAGGATGAAGTAGTTGCTGGAATGCAGAATGTTACTCTCGGCAGTTAG
- the LOC125607386 gene encoding pentatricopeptide repeat-containing protein At1g22960, mitochondrial-like, with amino-acid sequence MILCLRLCRRASRSFSSTSTSTSNTSSLSKLRFLFLPSSPPNPESHYAHLILTSHSFNPNRKWSPHQFHPLVTDPDLLIRVLNMIREKPEIAFHFFKWLQSQRDLKQSSLAFAALLEILVENDLMSKARWVAERSIDLGMHEIYDLLIEKSVVDKVIACKILDLLLWVYTKKSMVKHCLLSFEKMISKGFSPSVRICNLVLRLLRDKKMVNEAQEVYRKMVGHGITPTVVTVNTMLDTCFKAGDLVKVPEIVSEMEREVVPNVITFNTMLDSCFKAGDLRRVAKILSEMERREVDATEVTYNILINGFSKNGKMEEARRFHGDMRRSGFPVTTYSFNPLIEGYCKQGLFDEAWEVVELMLDAGVSPTASTYNIYIRALWEFRRTDDARRVLLGMAAPDVVSYNTLMHGYVKLGKIREAFLLFGELIVRNIPPSVVTY; translated from the coding sequence ATGATCCTATGTCTCCGCCTCTGCCGCAGAGCTTCCAGATCCTTCTCCTCCACCTCCACTTCCACTTCCAACACCAGCTCCCTCTCTAAGCTACGCTTCCTCTTTCTACCATCCTCTCCTCCCAATCCCGAGTCCCATTACGCTCATCTCATTTTGACTTCCCACAGCTTCAATCCCAATCGCAAGTGGTCTCCCCACCAGTTCCATCCCCTCGTTACCGACCCCGATCTTCTAATCAGAGTCCTCAACATGATTCGCGAGAAGCCCGAGATCGCTTTCCACTTcttcaagtggctacagagccAACGCGATCTCAAACAGTCATCCCTCGCCTTCGCTGCTTTGCTCGAGATCTTGGTTGAGAATGATCTCATGAGCAAAGCCCGTTGGGTCGCTGAGAGGAGCATCGATCTCGGTATGCACGAAATTTACGATCTTTTAATCGAAAAGAGTGTTGTTGATAAAGTGATTGCTTGCAAGATTCTTGATCTGTTGTTGTGGGTTTACACCAAGAAGTCTATGGTGAAGCATTGTTTGTTGAGCTTCGAGAAGATGATTAGTAAAGGCTTCTCGCCTAGCGTTAGAATCTGTAACTTAGTTTTGAGGCTTCTTAGGGATAAAAAGATGGTTAACGAGGCTCAAGAGGTTTATAGGAAGATGGTGGGGCACGGTATTACGCCGACGGTTGTCACTGTTAACACTATGTTGGACACTTGTTTCAAGGCTGGTGATTTGGTTAAAGTTCCGGAGATTGTTTCTGAGATGGAGAGGGAAGTTGTGCCTAACGTTATCACGTTTAACACTATGTTGGATTCTTGTTTCAAGGCGGGGGATTTGCGGAGAGTGGCCAAGATTTTGTCTGagatggagagaagagaggTTGATGCTACTGAGGTGACTTATAATATACTGATTAACGGATTCTCCAAGAATGGTAAGATGGAGGAAGCTAGGCGGTTTCATGGAGATATGCGAAGATCTGGATTCCCTGTGACGACTTACTCGTTTAACCCTTTGATTGAAGGGTACTGCAAACAAGGCTTGTTTGATGAAGCTTGGGAGGTTGTTGAACTAATGCTCGATGCGGGTGTTTCTCCAACCGCATCtacttataatatttatatacgcGCGCTCTGGGAGTTTAGAAGAACAGACGATGCTAGAAGGGTGCTGCTTGGTATGGCTGCTCCTGATGTTGTGTCTTATAACACTCTGATGCATGGATACGTTAAGTTGGGGAAGATTAGAGAGGCTTTTCTCTTGTTTGGTGAGCTGATTGTTAGGAACATCCCTCCTAGTGTCGTCACTTAttaa
- the LOC106364307 gene encoding uncharacterized protein LOC106364307 — MHTFGNASPSAAVSNRTVALRSARQPRLSYSSFAPSSEHDHPPQREEEEEPEEEEEKRTWNLRPRKACVGGASEVKNLKPSGVTEPPPKSNRQRGIAAESPGVEVKNENHRLWVALSRDEIEEDVFCISGNKPSRRPRKRAKTLQKHLDVMFPGLCLVGMNAVCFIVSTSPG, encoded by the exons ATGCACACGTTTGG GAACGCATCTCCATCGGCGGCTGTTTCTAACCGCACGGTGGCGTTACGATCGGCTCGTCAGCCGCGTCTCTCTTACTCCTCCTTCGCTCCGTCATCCGAGCACGATCACCCGCCGCagagagaggaggaagaagaaccggaggaggaggaggagaagaggaCTTGGAATCTGCGGCCGAGGAAGGCTTGCGTCGGAGGAGCTTCGGAGGTGAAGAATCTGAAACCAAGCGGAGTGACGGAGCCGCCGCCGAAATCAAACAGACAGAGAGGAATCGCGGCGGAATCTCCCGGCGTCGAGGTTAAAAACGAGAACCACAGGCTTTGGGTCGCTCTCTCGAGAGACGAGATTGAAGAAGACGTGTTCTGTATAAGCGGGAACAAGCCATCTCGCAGACCAAGAAAGAGGGCCAAGACATTGCAGAAACATCTCGAT GTTATGTTCCCTGGGCTGTGTCTTGTCGGGATGAATGCTGTTTGCTTCATAGTATCCACTTCTCCTGGCTAA